The following coding sequences are from one Gammaproteobacteria bacterium window:
- a CDS encoding GxxExxY protein, with protein sequence MPRQHSPLSQMLYEIRGVAMKVQNQMGTAHQEAVYHRLFVAALQKAGFRVESQPRLDIQDAHHNVVKHYYPDLRVTHRNLQVLVEIKASPGGLQPSHMRQARAYLSVDRKSRSALLINFARKPLEHKTLFRKDI encoded by the coding sequence ATGCCCAGACAACATTCTCCGCTCAGTCAGATGCTTTATGAAATTCGCGGTGTGGCGATGAAAGTCCAAAACCAAATGGGTACTGCCCACCAGGAGGCTGTTTACCACCGTTTATTTGTTGCCGCCTTGCAAAAAGCAGGGTTCAGGGTGGAATCCCAACCTCGGCTTGACATCCAAGACGCCCACCACAATGTGGTCAAACACTACTATCCAGATTTGCGAGTGACACATCGTAACCTTCAGGTGCTGGTGGAAATCAAAGCCAGTCCCGGAGGGCTGCAACCTTCTCACATGCGCCAGGCACGCGCCTATCTTTCAGTGGACCGCAAGAGTCGCAGCGCCCTTTTGATAAATTTCGCTCGCAAGCCGCTGGAACACAAAACTCTTTTTCGTAAGGACATCTGA